A single genomic interval of Caldisalinibacter kiritimatiensis harbors:
- a CDS encoding glutamine synthetase clostridial type has product MNNLVYVVPPAKHDKDSLIEILKEHPEIQFVSLMGVDIGGNATDEKIPVKLFIEDMEDMLKNGIQTDGSSVVLQGIATLSNARVDLVPDLDANWFVDYNYDNFYEENGLPVGTLKIPSFLIHNDKKVDSRSILNRAVENFKQKLIEIFKEHPKLAKQLGIKSYKDIEDVILTSATELEMWVRTPNDRADIEKLSTSQMLKEQYWKRTQGTVRTALEKSIQLLDKYGFEPEMGHKEVGGVTSKIGTGGKLSYVMEQLEIDWKYSTALQAADNEIVVRELVEDVFRSHGLEVTFAAKPLEDVAGSGEHTHVGVAVKLKNGEIVNIFSPENMKEDYLSEFGYGALMGILKNYEVINPFITSSNDAFNRLKPGFEAPVCVVTSLGIDAETPSRNRSILVGVIRDLDNPLATRFEVRSPNPMSNTYLVLSTLYQAMLDGIKAVAESGKNTKELEKEISKAPGEDSFYLEKERGYRSEEDVFEYYTEEERNKIFGEPPATVWENIKNLQKCEDKKQILLYGEVFTEKIIKSFELSTLDRWITELKNRILQHNIEILRQFKRIHDVEFATDLDVVMWEKIYNLKVYLMKDSLDRKSLFTRIRTALATKDYDLASELQKEMNEKMKEIRKLYSQYKRNLFMV; this is encoded by the coding sequence ATGAACAATCTAGTATATGTTGTTCCACCGGCTAAACATGATAAGGACAGCTTGATAGAAATCTTAAAAGAACATCCTGAAATTCAGTTTGTGTCACTTATGGGGGTAGACATAGGTGGGAATGCTACAGACGAAAAAATACCAGTCAAATTATTCATTGAAGACATGGAAGATATGCTGAAAAATGGTATACAAACGGATGGCTCTAGTGTTGTATTGCAGGGAATTGCAACTTTAAGTAATGCAAGAGTAGATTTAGTGCCTGATTTAGATGCAAATTGGTTTGTAGATTATAACTATGATAACTTTTATGAAGAAAATGGATTGCCAGTAGGTACATTAAAGATTCCTTCATTTTTGATTCATAATGATAAAAAAGTTGATTCTAGGTCAATATTGAATAGAGCTGTAGAAAATTTTAAACAAAAGCTTATTGAAATATTTAAAGAACATCCTAAACTTGCAAAGCAACTAGGAATAAAGAGTTATAAAGATATAGAGGATGTTATATTAACATCTGCAACTGAGCTTGAGATGTGGGTTAGAACACCTAACGATAGAGCAGATATTGAAAAACTTTCGACTTCACAGATGTTAAAGGAGCAGTATTGGAAGAGAACACAGGGAACTGTTAGAACTGCCCTTGAAAAGAGTATACAATTATTAGATAAGTATGGATTTGAACCTGAAATGGGTCATAAAGAAGTCGGAGGAGTTACTAGTAAAATAGGTACTGGTGGCAAATTAAGTTACGTTATGGAGCAATTAGAAATTGACTGGAAATATAGTACAGCACTTCAAGCTGCAGATAATGAAATAGTAGTGAGGGAATTAGTTGAAGATGTATTTAGAAGTCATGGGCTTGAAGTTACTTTTGCAGCTAAGCCTCTTGAAGACGTTGCAGGTAGTGGAGAACATACTCACGTTGGTGTTGCAGTTAAATTAAAAAATGGTGAGATAGTAAATATTTTTTCACCTGAAAATATGAAAGAAGATTATTTAAGTGAATTTGGATATGGAGCATTAATGGGAATTCTTAAAAATTACGAAGTTATTAATCCATTTATAACTTCATCAAATGATGCTTTTAACAGATTAAAGCCAGGGTTTGAGGCTCCTGTTTGTGTTGTTACTTCTTTAGGAATAGATGCCGAAACTCCTTCAAGAAACCGCTCAATTTTGGTAGGGGTTATTAGAGATTTAGATAATCCTTTAGCTACAAGATTTGAAGTTAGATCACCAAATCCAATGTCAAATACGTACTTAGTATTGTCTACTTTATATCAAGCTATGTTAGATGGAATTAAAGCTGTAGCAGAAAGTGGTAAGAACACTAAAGAATTAGAAAAAGAAATATCTAAAGCTCCAGGTGAAGACAGCTTCTACCTTGAGAAGGAAAGAGGATACAGAAGCGAGGAAGATGTTTTTGAATATTATACAGAAGAAGAGAGAAATAAAATATTTGGTGAGCCTCCAGCTACAGTATGGGAAAATATAAAGAATCTTCAAAAATGTGAAGATAAAAAACAAATTTTATTATATGGAGAAGTATTTACTGAGAAAATAATTAAATCCTTTGAGCTTAGTACATTAGATAGATGGATTACAGAGCTTAAGAATAGAATATTACAACATAACATTGAAATATTGAGACAGTTTAAAAGAATTCATGATGTTGAATTTGCCACTGATTTAGATGTAGTTATGTGGGAAAAAATATATAACCTAAAGGTATATCTTATGAAGGATAGCTTAGATAGAAAATCATTATTTACTAGAATTAGAACTGCATTAGCTACTAAAGACTATGATTTAGCTTCAGAATTACAAAAAGAGATGAATGAAAAGATGAAAGAAATTAGAAAACTATATAGTCAATATAAGAGAAACTTATTTATGGTGTAG
- a CDS encoding sulfurtransferase TusA family protein: MLHNTVDARGRSCPEPVVMTKNALDNYDGEKIQVLVDAMVAVENIKRFVEGRGFNVEVEEKDEEYIITINK, from the coding sequence TTGTTGCATAATACTGTGGATGCAAGGGGAAGGTCTTGTCCTGAACCTGTAGTAATGACTAAGAATGCTTTAGATAATTATGATGGAGAAAAAATACAAGTATTAGTAGATGCAATGGTTGCAGTTGAAAATATTAAGAGATTTGTAGAGGGAAGAGGATTTAATGTAGAGGTAGAAGAGAAGGATGAAGAATATATCATAACAATAAATAAATAG
- a CDS encoding DUF3343 domain-containing protein, which translates to MKDNYCVMTFHSTHHALNFEKALKTKGYDVRLMPVPRQVSSSCGTAAEFPCDKKEEILKICIEMDIEIDNPYTIENKKGSNWFSKFLKK; encoded by the coding sequence ATGAAAGATAATTATTGTGTAATGACATTTCACTCAACACATCATGCATTAAATTTTGAAAAGGCTTTAAAGACAAAGGGGTATGATGTAAGATTAATGCCTGTGCCAAGACAGGTGAGCTCTAGTTGCGGTACAGCTGCAGAGTTTCCGTGTGATAAAAAGGAAGAGATACTTAAGATATGTATAGAAATGGATATAGAGATAGATAACCCTTATACAATAGAGAACAAAAAAGGTAGTAATTGGTTTTCTAAGTTTTTAAAGAAATAA
- the yedE gene encoding YedE family putative selenium transporter, with protein MRNNRLKIIISGGLIGILSALLVKLGNPANMGICVACFYRDITGALGLHRASVVQYLRPEIIGFILGAFIMAKFKHEFKARGGSSPVIRFVLGFFLMIGALVFLGCPLRMILRLSNGDLNALVGLIGYIVGILIGIQFIKKGFTLGRSIKQTPAAGYFMPAIAIILLIFLIAKPTFIIFSEKGPGALHSPVWISLVAALIIGAVIQRTRLCTAGGIRDAFLIKDYHFLWGLIGIFAFSLIGNLIFNPAGFKIGFVDQPVAHNDFIWNFLGMTLTGLTAVLLGGCPLRQTILASEGDADSAITVIGFIVGAAFAHNFGLAASPKGVGTNGKIAVIIGLIVVLAIAASVVSYKQKQSNKKVKGGDKIVA; from the coding sequence ATGAGGAACAATAGGTTAAAAATTATTATCTCAGGTGGTTTAATAGGTATATTATCAGCCCTATTAGTCAAACTAGGTAATCCTGCTAATATGGGAATCTGTGTAGCATGTTTCTATAGGGATATTACAGGGGCATTAGGGTTACATAGAGCTAGTGTAGTACAATATTTACGTCCTGAAATTATAGGTTTCATATTAGGTGCATTTATAATGGCTAAATTCAAACACGAATTTAAAGCTAGAGGAGGTTCTTCTCCAGTAATACGTTTTGTTTTAGGATTCTTTTTAATGATTGGAGCATTAGTGTTTTTAGGTTGTCCTTTAAGAATGATATTAAGACTTTCTAATGGAGATTTAAATGCATTAGTAGGATTAATAGGATATATAGTAGGTATTTTGATAGGAATTCAGTTTATTAAAAAAGGTTTTACTTTAGGAAGAAGTATAAAACAAACACCTGCAGCTGGTTATTTTATGCCAGCAATTGCGATTATATTATTAATTTTCTTAATAGCTAAACCAACTTTTATAATCTTTAGTGAAAAAGGTCCAGGAGCTTTACATTCTCCAGTATGGATTTCATTAGTAGCTGCATTAATTATAGGTGCTGTGATTCAAAGAACTAGATTATGTACAGCTGGTGGTATCAGAGATGCTTTTTTAATTAAAGACTATCATTTCTTATGGGGATTAATAGGTATATTTGCATTTTCTTTAATAGGTAACTTAATTTTCAATCCTGCTGGTTTCAAAATCGGATTTGTTGACCAACCTGTTGCACATAATGATTTTATTTGGAACTTTTTAGGTATGACTTTAACAGGTTTAACAGCAGTATTATTAGGAGGATGTCCATTAAGACAAACTATCTTAGCTAGTGAAGGAGATGCAGATTCTGCAATTACTGTTATAGGATTTATTGTAGGTGCTGCTTTTGCTCACAATTTTGGCTTAGCAGCAAGTCCTAAAGGTGTGGGAACTAATGGGAAAATAGCAGTAATTATTGGATTAATAGTTGTGTTAGCAATTGCAGCTAGTGTAGTATCATATAAACAAAAACAAAGCAACAAAAAAGTTAAAGGAGGAGATAAAATTGTTGCATAA